One segment of Strix aluco isolate bStrAlu1 chromosome 4, bStrAlu1.hap1, whole genome shotgun sequence DNA contains the following:
- the LOC141922573 gene encoding NELL2-interacting cell ontogeny regulator 1-like isoform X2, whose protein sequence is MLAPCLLRRAVLTVPLVFVVALLLAEPVRSDQEAGTAIPAESRPCVDCHAFEFMQRALQDLKKTAYNLDTRTETLLLQVEKRNLCDCVTANLLN, encoded by the exons ATGCTGGCACCCTGCCTTCTGAGAAGAGCTGTCCTTACAGTTCCTTTAGTTTTTGTGGTTGCACTGCTTCTTGCAGAGCCTGTTAGATCTGATCAAGAAGCGGGAACAGCCATACCAGCTGAAA GTCGTCCCTGTGTTGACTGCCATGCATTTGAGTTCatgcagagggctctgcaggatTTAAAGAAGACAGCATATAATCTAGACACACGG ACAGAAACTCTGCTTCTTCAGGTGGAAAAGAGAAATCTGTGCGACTGTGTAACTGCAAATCTGCTGAACTGA